In the Candidatus Thermoplasmatota archaeon genome, GCCTGTTCCTGACCGTACCATCCTTGTCGTCATCCCTCTGGATGAGCCTCATACCGCACTTCTCGCATTCGCCCTCGTTCATGGGCGGGTTGAACTCGATGTGGTACACAGCAGAGCACTTGGGACAGGTTCTGCGCCCGACGGCGCGCTCGACCAGGAGTTCGAAGTCGACTACGATGTTCAGCACCAGGTCGATGTCCGTCATCTTCTCCAGCTCCTTTGCCTGGCCCATTGTTCTTGGGAAGCCGTCCAGGAGGTAGCCGTTCTTGCAGTCCGGCTTGGCGACTCGCTCTTTTATCAGCTGGACGATGAGGTTGTCGGGTCCGAGCTTGCCCTGGTCGAGGACGGACTTGACCTTGAGACCCAAAGGGGTCTTATCAGCAACGGCCTTCCTGAGCAGGTCTCCGGTAGCGACCTGAGGAATGCCGTACTTCTTCGACAGCTTCTGGGTTTGAGTGCCTTTGCCCGCGCTTGGCGGACCGAATATCACGAGCTTCATGCTATTGCCTGGCTAGACATTGGCCAGGACGTACTTATTCGTTATCGATGGACTTCTGGAGAAGGGCAAGGAGGGCTCTCTCCGTGGGATGCCCGGCAAGAGTATATGTAACGCGAGCTGGACTACTAACTTGAGGAACATAGGATTCTCAGGCGGCGCATCGCAAGTCCCAGCGATTGCATTACCGCACGAAGAGGATGCGAGACGAGATTTCTTATACACCAACCGTCGACACTTTACAGCCAATGGCGTCGTGGCATTGGTCGTCATCAGCTGCGCAGCAATTTCAGGACTGTTTGTGCTACAATCAACTCATTGGTATGTAGGCGTGGCCATCCTTGTGGCCGTCCCCCTGGCGTTCTTCGGCCCGTTCCATCGGAATACCCGCCCCCAGGTGAGAAGGCGGAACTCGAACGATTAGCCACACGCCGGCCCACGAGTCGACTCAGCAGCGAACGTTAGAGAAAATCATTTTATGTGACTGGCGGCATTAGCCACGATTGGTGTGCTAAGATGAGGCGAGGGGTCATAGAGGAACTCGAGAAGATAGTCGGCAAGGACCGCATTTCTACCAAGATCGCCGACCTCTACGTCTATGGGTTCGATGCCTCGATCCACCACAAGAATCCCAATGTCGTGATAAGGCCGGCGAACACGAAGGAGGTCTCCGAGATCGTGAAGCTGGCGAACAAGACCCGCACACCGATCGTCCCTAGGGGCGCTGGCACCGCGATGTGCGGCCACACGGTGCCGCTCAAGGGCGGCATCATGATCGACATGACTCTCATGAACAAGATCAAGGAGGTGAGGGTCGAAGACCTCTACTGCGTCGTCGAGCCCGGAGTCATATACGACAAGCTCAACGCAGTTCTTGCGAAGAAGGGCTTCTGGTTCCCAACGACGCCAGGCAGCGGTGAGGCGTGCACCATCGGGGGCATGGTCGTCACAAACGCCTCCGGCATGAGGGCCATCAAGTACGGCGCCACAAGGGACTACGTTCTGGGCCTGGAGGTCGTCATGCCGACGGGAGATATCATCCACACTGGCACAAGGACCCTGAAGAACTCCTCCGGCTACCAGATCGACAGGCTCATGGTGGGAAGTGAGGGCACTCTTGGCATAGTCACGGAGATCACCCTGAAGCTCGCGTTCAAGCCGAAGGCGTCGGCGATGACTCTCGCCGCATTCAACTCTCTAGAGGACGCGGGCAGATGCGTCTCGAACATCATCGCGAAACCCCTCATGCCCTCCGCGATCGAGCTGATGGACTCCGTATGCATAAAGGCGGTCAACAAATGCATGAACATCGGCCTGCCCGATGTGGCGGCCATATGCATGATAGAAGTGGACGGGCACCCAGTGGCCGTGGAGGACGAGTTGAAGATAGTCGAAGAGATCGCTAGACAGAGCGGAGCCGTCTCGACCGAGGCCTCCAGGGACAAGAAGAGGATCGACTACTGGACCTACGCCAGGAAGTGCATCATGCCGTCCCTCAGCAGGTACGGCGAGAAGTTCGTCTCCGTCGCGCTCGCGGACGACATGTCTGTCCCGATCTCTAAGATACCTGAGGCAGTCGTCGCTTTCCAGAAGATCGCGGAGCAGAACGGGGTCATCATCGGGACCTACGGCCACTCCGCGGACGGAAACTTGCATACGAAGATGCTGGTCGAGCCAGGGAGCGATGACAGCTGGCGGAGGGGCGAGAAGGCCGTGGGCGAGATCTACGACAAGGTCCTCGCGCTCGGCGGGACAGTGACCGGCGAGCACGGAGTCGCGATCACCAAGGCCCCGTACATGCAGAAGGAGCGGGCCGATTCCCTCGAAACGATGAGGAGGATCAAGAAGGCTCTGGACCCGAAGAACATCATGAACCCAGGGAAGATGTTCGACTGGGAGGGCAACATCATCGCGCACCTCAGGTACCCGGCGTTCTGCGAGACCCAGGGCTGCATGCCCTCAAAGGCCTGTGAAACCAAGGTAGAAGAGAAGGCCGGCGGCAACTAGCGCCGCGATGTATATCGGTTTGTTCCACTGCCATATCTTGGACCCGTCGAATGGCATCACAGGTATCATGTTGAACGCCGCCAGGAATGCGTTGAAATAGAGAAGACGGTAAGCGATATCATAGAGAGTCCCAGAGGTGCCAACCGCGCCTGTGATCAGTAACGCAACGCATGCAACAGATACGACGATGTTGGAGCCAGGACCTGCGAGGCTTATCTTGCCATTCTGGCTCCTCGTCACGTTGCCTCTGATCCACACCGCACCAGGGGCCGCGAACAAGAAGCCGAAGAACGCGGTCACAAGCACAAGACCAAGACCCCTGTAATCCGCCCGAAACTCCGCCCAGCACCCGTACCTTCTTGCAGCGATCTTGTGGGACATCTCATGGACGAAGAATCCCGCGACGACAATGACCGCTGCGAATCCGAGGTAATGGAAGAAGCCCTTGCCGTCCGGGGAATAGATAATCCATGAGAACGCGACCGTGAGCACCAAGAGCGCGGCGATGATGTCCCTGATCTCGACGAAACTTGTAGGAGCGGGTCTCTGCATGGTGGCATACTGGCCGTAAGGCGATACAGTGAAACTCGTCGAGTACTGGGGGTCGACTATTGTGTACTTGTCCTTCCGCTTCTTGTACGCCACGCACTAGGATTGGAATGCGATAGTTAAGACTTCTGGGGCTTCTACTTCTGTGGTCCAGGTGGCGCAACTTATTTAGAACCTATCAGCATAGCATCGGAACGTGAACCAACGATTCCATGGCGCGCCCCACGTCCTCCACTGGTGCAACAGCTGTAATGTACCATTGCTCGGGATGACCTGTGGCAGGTGCGGCCAGAACGGACATCCTCTGGAGCTCTCTCCGCCAGGCGATGTCAGGCTGGCCCTTGAGGGCACGAAGAAGAGGCTCAGATACCTGTTCCTCAGGCAGTTCGGTGTCCAGCAACTGATTCCGGAAATCGTGGTTCTGAACAAGACCTCCGGAGAGGACCGCGCAGATGAGGTCATCATCGACGGGAGGAGGATCGCCCTCCTGACCTATGACCTCGAGAAGAAAGACTACGCGCTCACTTTACGTATCGATGGCGCGCGCATGCTCGTGCGCCTGTACCCGAAGAAACTGATAACGCTCAAGAAGGCAGAGGGGCACATGAAAGGCAACTACCTGCCGCCCGAGACGATCGCCTCCTTAGATACCGGCATAAGAGGGGGGGACGAGGTGGTCCTTGAGATGGGCAAGTTCATAGGATGCGGCTCGGCAAAGATGAACGCCGGCGAGCTGAGGAACTCGCCCAAGGGGGTCAAGGTCAGGGATTTCTCCCAGGCAGGCACTCTAGGACCTGGCAGGAAGGCCTGGACGAGAGATCTGATCAAAGCCAACACGCCACACCTGGTCGCTAGAAAGGCGAAGGCTGAGCATGAGCTGAAGGACCTCCTCGCCGCGAACAAGCTCCCTGTAACAATCTCGTTCAGCGGAGGAAAGGACAGTCTCGTCGTTCTCGACCTGCTGTCCTCGGTGACCAAGGATTTCACGGCCATTTTCATCGACACAGGGCTAGAGCATCCGCGGACCAAGGAATATGTGGAGAAATTGGTGAAGGAGAAAGGCTTCAGGCTGCTCACGGCCCCGGCAGGGGATGCGTTCGACGACAACTTCCCCGCGTTCGGCCCGCCCGCAAAGGATTTCCGCTGGTGCTGCAAGGTGTGCAAGCTCGCGCCCGCGTCCAAGATAATCGAGGAGAAGTTCCCGCAAGGGACTCTGACGGTCGAAGGGAATAGAAGGCTCGAGTCGTTCTCCAGGGCCTACACCGAACTCGTCCATGAGAACCCGTTCGTGCCTGGCCAGGTCATAGTCAACCCCATAAGAGATTGGACCGCACTCGACATCTGGCTGTACATCATCTGGAGAGAGCTTCCGTACAACCCGCTCTACGACGAGGACATAGAGAGAGTGGGCTGTTGGATGTGCCCATCATCGCTCGCAAGCGAGTGCGCGGAGATATCTCGCATGAGCCCTGATCTCGCCAAGGCTTGGGAAATGAAGCTCCATGCTTGGGCTAGCGAGAACAAGCTGCCCAGGGAGTTCGTGGAGTACGGTTTCTGGCGTTGGAAGCAGCTTCCACCAAAGATGCGCGCCCTCGCCGAGAGGCTGAAGATCGAAGCGAAGCCTAAGAGGGCGGACACATTGGCGATCCATGTCATCAAAGGTATCAGTCCATGCGCGGCGGGAGGATACTCCATCGAGGCCGTTCTCAACATGCCCCAGACACAAGGTCTGAAACAGGTCGCCGAACTCCTGAAGACCGTAGGAGATGTCGATCTAGTCGAGGATTTCGGTGTGGCGATGGTTGGGAGCGACAAGGCCGATGCGAAGGTGTTCTCCGGAGGCCAGGTCTCGGCCGTCAGTGCGACGCCAAAGGACGCTTCCGAATATTTCGACCGGGTTGCCAGAGCCGTCCTCAGAGCCCACATGTGCACCAGATGCGGCATATGCGTGAGGGCCTGCCCTACTGGTGCGATAAGATTAGATGAAGTGATAACCGTGGATGAGCGCAAGTGCGATCAGTGCGGCAAGTGCGCTGAGAGCTGCGTTGTTGCTCACTACTTCGACAAGCTGGCCGGAGAAGTATCTGCGGGAGAGGCGCTTCAGAACAGGAAGAAGCGCTGATTACTTGCCCTCTTCCTTGAGGGACTTGGCGAGCTTGAGGGTTTCGTCTCGAGCCTTCTTCAGGCCCTTCTTGCCCTCATGCCAGACGGTTCTCATCACCGGAGCGGCCTCCTTTACGACCTTCTCAGTGACCTCGATGCCTGTCACGACGACCGTGCCCGTGGCTCTGGCGACCGTATCCACACTCTTGTTGACTACGCTCTTGCTCGGGCCGTGGCCGCACACGGGGCAGACCTCGGCTTTGCCCATCGGCTTTCCGCATCTGGAGCATTTGGCCATATTCTATTCCTCGGCGGGGACTAGCAGTCGCCGGCGATATATATCTATCACCAGACAGGCTTATTAATGTAGCATGGTTACGAGCAGGTTGGCATGGTAGACTTCATTCAGCTCGCAAGCGCAGTGGCGGGGTTCGGGCCCGCCATGACACTGCTCTACTTCACCCTCAGAGACTACACGTTTCCCAAGGTCGAGAAGCCGTTCTTCGACGACAAGAAGCTGTTCGCGTTCTTCGCGCTCGGCGTCGTCCTTGGCATGATCATATTCGCGTTCGAAAGCTGGGGCCGAACCATATCCTCGGCCGAGACTGTCCTGGCGCTCATCATGGGTTTCGCTGTTATGGAGGAGCTGTTGAAGCTCGTAATATTGAACTTCCCGAGGTTCCAGAGAAAGATCGACACTGCGTTCTACGGGCTGTCGATGGGGCTCGGCATCTCATCGACGCTGACTTTCGCGACGGTCTATGTGTTCATCCTCGAAGTCGATAACGTCCAGGCGTTGGACGTTGCTGCCATCTTCTTTCTCGGCTTCCTGTTCGTCCTCCTGCACGGGTCAACTACCGCTCTGATCGGCGTTGGGGTTGCGAGGGGTGACGTCAAGGGATATTTCATGGAGGCTTTGGTGATCCACATCCTGTTCGCCCTTCTGTACGAATCGTTCTTCGTGGTCGAGGTGTTCCAGCCACCACTGAACATGTTCGGCCTCATGGGCGCAGCAGCGATAGTCGTCTGGGGCTACCAGAAGATTCACAGGCTCTCGCTGCCTGTCCTAGTACAGGACGCCAAACGGCTCATGCAAAAGAGGAATTGAGCTGGAGCTCAGACAGACCTGTACTTGCCATCACCCGTTTCGTAGATGAGGTTGTGTTCCTTCAACCTGGCTATCATGTCCTCGGGCGAGTCCTTCCCTACGATGGCGGCGACCTTTTTCATATCCTCGAAATTGAACTCGACCTTCAAGGTTGTGAGTTCGCGTGCGACCACCCTCATCCTCTCGAGCGGGTCCTTGATCGGCTTCGCGCGCTCGGAGATCACGAAGTACGGGTCCTTCTTCTTGCCTTTCTTCTCGACCACGAGGTGTTCTCCGCCTTGCAGGGAAGCGTTGACCATTGCGACTGAATCAGCGAGCTCCATCGGAGAATCAGTTTGAAACATCAACTTCACAGAGGACATCTTGATCTCGCGTCCGCACTGGCATGTGGTTGTCTTCCTGTTCGCCTCAACGCCCTTCGACATGCCGCACTTCGGACAGACGATCACGCCGTACTTCACGTCCAGCACTCCATGATCAGAATGACCGCATCTCCTTCTCGAGCATCTTCAAGTCGGGTTCGGACAGGGTGAGCGGACTCATCGAGGCGAGCAACGTCGAATCCGTGACCGCGACCTTGTCGTTGATATGCTGAAGCAGCTTCAGCACCTTGGCGAAGCCGTTCTGAGATACCAGGTATTCCATCCCCGTGAACAACACCATGCAGCCTTTGTTCTCGGACACGAACGTCTTGATGTCAGAATAGAGGAGCGCTATGTTGGACGGGTCCCTTGCGTAACTCTTCTCTTGGTCCATCGAGAGCCATAGGAATGGCACCCCTTTCAGGTCGTGCCTGTCCTTGACCTTCTCAGGATACTCCCTAGTGACGCACAGGCAAGGCACCCCGTGCTTGCAGGCATCTACGAATATGTCGAAAGCCTGGTCGGGGATCTCCTCCTTGATCAGATAAGAGCATCCGCTCTCGAGGCTGTACTTCCTGAGCGCTTCAGTCTCCTGGACCTTCGAGGGCCTGAGGTCATCCACGACCTCGTAGACCTGCATGACGCACTGAATGTACCCTTGGCTGGCGCACTCGACCTCGTCGACCTCGAACCTCTTCCCTGTCAATTGGGACACTATGCCGGAGAGATAGCCTCGGCCGAAATCGCATGTGTTCCCCTCCTTCGATTCGACCGACTCCTCAAGGTTGACGATGATCTCACTCTCCTCCATGGACTGTATGCTCAGCCGGCTGAGGCCGGCCTCCATCCATATGGGTTCGATGATGGCTTTGACCTCGGAGAGATCCGAGCATGAGAGACCGAAGCTCTCGACCAGTGCCCTCCCACAGCGCTGTCCATAACGGTAGAGCATGTGTCTCGCGCGCTGGTCCCCCTCGACGATCTCCAGCTCCTCCCTGAGGTGTGCGAGGGCGATGCCTGGCATCACGAAGAATGGCAACGAACGCATCTCACACGGCCTCCATCAACTTCTTCCCCATTTCGGAGAACGCGACCTCCACATTGAGACCCGTCTTCGCACTCGTCTCCAAGACCTGGCAACCGAGCGAGCTGCCGACGGCCTCGAGATCAGATAGAGTGAACTTCTTCTCGAGGTCGGCTTTGTTGCCGAGGATTATGACTGGCATGTTGCCCACCACCGACCTGAAGCTCTCGAGCCACAACTTGAGATTCTTCATGGTGTCTGGGCGCGTGAAGTCGCAAACGGCCAAGGCGCCCGCAGCGCCCCGATAGTACGCGGCATGAAGGGCCTCCTGAGTCTTCTGACCGAGTATGTCCCAGATCATGATATCGATCTCAGCGTCGCCCGTCTTGACGGTCTTCTTGGACACCTTCGTGCCGAAGGACATGAGGTACTTATCGTCGAAGACGTCGAACACGTACCTCCTCACCATGCTCGTCTTTCCGACAGCGCCGTCGCCGAGGAGGCACAGTTTGATGATGTATTTTCCGGAGGGCATTCAGAACCGGAGGAAAATGCGCGGATTGCTATTTAACGATTCATAGACCGAGGATGATGCCCGAAAACAAGTGGGTCAGTGCTTAGAGCAGCATGTGAAATCGAACGCCTGATCTGCAGTTGCACACTGCTGCGGAATCGAAAGGGACAATCGACTCTGTCCTGATTAGAGCCGAGGAGGGAAGGCTGATGCGAAGAATCATCGCGCGAGACCAGCCGCTAGCCGCTGTTGGAATATACCCCGTTCTCGATATGGCTTTGTGTAATCCCAAGGCTATGTTCAAGGCGGCCATGGCCTTCTCCGGCATCGGACTCGGAGGAAGAGTATCAAGATGAGCAGCATCAACGAAGGAAAGGCGAAGAGGGCGACAAGAGCACTCGAAGGAGCGGGCGACACCATCCACACGCACAAGCTCCGGAAGGAGTTCGATGCCCTCGTCGCTGTGGACGACCTCGACCTCAAGGTAGGCCACGGGCTCCTCTACGGCATGATCGGCCCCAACGGTTCTGGCAAGACGACAGCCATCAAGATGCTCGTGGGCCTGCTGAGGCCCACGGCGGGGAAAGCGTTCGTGTTGGGGGAAAAGGTCCCAATCACGAACAATGTGTCCAGGATCGGCTACATGCCGCAGGAGATGGCCATCTACACAGACCTGACAGTGCACGAGAACCTCGAGCTGTTCTCCCGACTGTACTCCATGGACAAAGAGCTCTTCGCAAAGCGCGAGCAGGAGCTCCTGAAGGTGATCGACCTCGCGGACCGAAAGGATGCTCTCGTCTCGCAGCTCAGCGGTGGGATGAAGCACAGGGTCTCGCTCGCGTGCACGCTCGTACACGACCCAGAGGTGGTGTTCCTCGACGAGCCCACGGTCGGGGTGGACCCTGAGCTCAGGGTGGGGTTCTGGAAGTACTTCGCGGACCTGAAGGGG is a window encoding:
- a CDS encoding adenylate kinase, whose product is MKLVIFGPPSAGKGTQTQKLSKKYGIPQVATGDLLRKAVADKTPLGLKVKSVLDQGKLGPDNLIVQLIKERVAKPDCKNGYLLDGFPRTMGQAKELEKMTDIDLVLNIVVDFELLVERAVGRRTCPKCSAVYHIEFNPPMNEGECEKCGMRLIQRDDDKDGTVRNRLKVYMEQTAPLVDYYRKNGKLVDIDGSGGIEAVFAQMIKAISQIKK
- a CDS encoding FAD-binding oxidoreductase; this translates as MRRGVIEELEKIVGKDRISTKIADLYVYGFDASIHHKNPNVVIRPANTKEVSEIVKLANKTRTPIVPRGAGTAMCGHTVPLKGGIMIDMTLMNKIKEVRVEDLYCVVEPGVIYDKLNAVLAKKGFWFPTTPGSGEACTIGGMVVTNASGMRAIKYGATRDYVLGLEVVMPTGDIIHTGTRTLKNSSGYQIDRLMVGSEGTLGIVTEITLKLAFKPKASAMTLAAFNSLEDAGRCVSNIIAKPLMPSAIELMDSVCIKAVNKCMNIGLPDVAAICMIEVDGHPVAVEDELKIVEEIARQSGAVSTEASRDKKRIDYWTYARKCIMPSLSRYGEKFVSVALADDMSVPISKIPEAVVAFQKIAEQNGVIIGTYGHSADGNLHTKMLVEPGSDDSWRRGEKAVGEIYDKVLALGGTVTGEHGVAITKAPYMQKERADSLETMRRIKKALDPKNIMNPGKMFDWEGNIIAHLRYPAFCETQGCMPSKACETKVEEKAGGN
- a CDS encoding site-2 protease family protein, giving the protein MAYKKRKDKYTIVDPQYSTSFTVSPYGQYATMQRPAPTSFVEIRDIIAALLVLTVAFSWIIYSPDGKGFFHYLGFAAVIVVAGFFVHEMSHKIAARRYGCWAEFRADYRGLGLVLVTAFFGFLFAAPGAVWIRGNVTRSQNGKISLAGPGSNIVVSVACVALLITGAVGTSGTLYDIAYRLLYFNAFLAAFNMIPVMPFDGSKIWQWNKPIYIAALVAAGLLFYLGFTGL
- a CDS encoding phosphoadenosine phosphosulfate reductase family protein, with protein sequence MNQRFHGAPHVLHWCNSCNVPLLGMTCGRCGQNGHPLELSPPGDVRLALEGTKKRLRYLFLRQFGVQQLIPEIVVLNKTSGEDRADEVIIDGRRIALLTYDLEKKDYALTLRIDGARMLVRLYPKKLITLKKAEGHMKGNYLPPETIASLDTGIRGGDEVVLEMGKFIGCGSAKMNAGELRNSPKGVKVRDFSQAGTLGPGRKAWTRDLIKANTPHLVARKAKAEHELKDLLAANKLPVTISFSGGKDSLVVLDLLSSVTKDFTAIFIDTGLEHPRTKEYVEKLVKEKGFRLLTAPAGDAFDDNFPAFGPPAKDFRWCCKVCKLAPASKIIEEKFPQGTLTVEGNRRLESFSRAYTELVHENPFVPGQVIVNPIRDWTALDIWLYIIWRELPYNPLYDEDIERVGCWMCPSSLASECAEISRMSPDLAKAWEMKLHAWASENKLPREFVEYGFWRWKQLPPKMRALAERLKIEAKPKRADTLAIHVIKGISPCAAGGYSIEAVLNMPQTQGLKQVAELLKTVGDVDLVEDFGVAMVGSDKADAKVFSGGQVSAVSATPKDASEYFDRVARAVLRAHMCTRCGICVRACPTGAIRLDEVITVDERKCDQCGKCAESCVVAHYFDKLAGEVSAGEALQNRKKR
- a CDS encoding DUF1922 domain-containing protein: MLDVKYGVIVCPKCGMSKGVEANRKTTTCQCGREIKMSSVKLMFQTDSPMELADSVAMVNASLQGGEHLVVEKKGKKKDPYFVISERAKPIKDPLERMRVVARELTTLKVEFNFEDMKKVAAIVGKDSPEDMIARLKEHNLIYETGDGKYRSV
- a CDS encoding DUF835 domain-containing protein, producing MPFFVMPGIALAHLREELEIVEGDQRARHMLYRYGQRCGRALVESFGLSCSDLSEVKAIIEPIWMEAGLSRLSIQSMEESEIIVNLEESVESKEGNTCDFGRGYLSGIVSQLTGKRFEVDEVECASQGYIQCVMQVYEVVDDLRPSKVQETEALRKYSLESGCSYLIKEEIPDQAFDIFVDACKHGVPCLCVTREYPEKVKDRHDLKGVPFLWLSMDQEKSYARDPSNIALLYSDIKTFVSENKGCMVLFTGMEYLVSQNGFAKVLKLLQHINDKVAVTDSTLLASMSPLTLSEPDLKMLEKEMRSF
- a CDS encoding GTP-binding protein; protein product: MPSGKYIIKLCLLGDGAVGKTSMVRRYVFDVFDDKYLMSFGTKVSKKTVKTGDAEIDIMIWDILGQKTQEALHAAYYRGAAGALAVCDFTRPDTMKNLKLWLESFRSVVGNMPVIILGNKADLEKKFTLSDLEAVGSSLGCQVLETSAKTGLNVEVAFSEMGKKLMEAV
- a CDS encoding ABC transporter ATP-binding protein; protein product: MSSINEGKAKRATRALEGAGDTIHTHKLRKEFDALVAVDDLDLKVGHGLLYGMIGPNGSGKTTAIKMLVGLLRPTAGKAFVLGEKVPITNNVSRIGYMPQEMAIYTDLTVHENLELFSRLYSMDKELFAKREQELLKVIDLADRKDALVSQLSGGMKHRVSLACTLVHDPEVVFLDEPTVGVDPELRVGFWKYFADLKGRGKTVVLTTHYMDEAVRCDIVGMMRLGKLIGEGTPRELMASTATSDLESAFMVMAKKVGT